A genomic segment from Spinacia oleracea cultivar Varoflay chromosome 3, BTI_SOV_V1, whole genome shotgun sequence encodes:
- the LOC110793974 gene encoding bifunctional riboflavin biosynthesis protein RIBA 1, chloroplastic isoform X3, which produces MINEVAASVAKGGDICSILNAVNIDLRPADFGSNSKCAFSSPTEGFASILDAIDDIRQGKMVVISGDEKRESKGYIMVAASQITPEAIDFLMNRGSGIIYVTVEGGGLEKLQSPFMNVEHSTTACISANDLATTILALASRESNVEYYSSGSISLLRYREGGILERAGHREPPGDLAVLAGLEPIAVLCEVPCDDGSTERLTKLHKFANEENLKIISITDLIRHRRINDKLIELTASVKIPTTWGTFTAYCYQSITDGIEHIAMVKGKIGEGHDVLVRVHSECLTGDIFGSARCDCGNQLALAMQLIERTGRGVLVYNRGHEGRGIGLGNKLRAYVLQDAGLDTVDANIELGLPVDSREYHISAQILRHLGVQSVRLLTNNPVKCVELRSYGLAVIDRIPVVATITKENERYLETKGC; this is translated from the exons ATGATAAACGAAGTTGCTGCATCAGTTGCTAAAGGTGGTGATATCTGCAGTATCCTTAATGCTGTAAATATTGATCTCCGGCCTGCAGATTTTGGGAGTAATAGTAAATGTGCTTTCAGCAGTCCTACAGAAGGTTTTGCTTCCATCTTGGATGCCATTGATGATATCCGTCAAGGGAag ATGGTGGTCATTTCAGGTGAcgaaaagagagaaagtaaagGGTATATTATGGTGGCAGCTTCGCAAATAACACCTGAAGCTATAGACTTTTTAATGAACCGAGGATCTGGGATCATCTATGTGACAGTTGAAGGGGGAGGCTTGGAGAAACTGCAGTCCCCTTTTATG AATGTGGAACATAGCACAACTGCTTGCATCTCAGCTAATGACCTGGCAACCACTATCCTGGCTTTAGCATCAAGAGAGTCCAATGTTGAGTACTATTCTTCTGGTTCTATTTCTCTGCTCAGATATAGAGAGGGAGGTATTCTGGAAAGAGCTGGGCACAGAGAACCTCCTGGAGATCTTGCTGTGCTGGCTGGGTTAGAACCGATTGCGGTCTTGTGCGAGGTTCCTTGTGATGATGGTTCAACAGAAAGACTAACCAAGCTTCATAAATTTGCCAACGAAGAGAACCTGAAGATCATATCTATTACTGACCTCATACG GCACAGAagaataaatgataaattgatTGAGCTTACTGCTAGTGTAAAAATCCCTACTACGTGGGGGACGTTTACAGCCTACTGTTACCAATCAATCACGGATGGAATTGAGCATATTGCAATGGTCAAG GGTAAAATAGGAGAAGGGCATGATGTCCTTGTGAGGGTACATTCAGAGTGTCTAACAGGCGACATATTTGGCTCAGCCAGATGCGACTGTGGGAATCAACTTGCACTTGCGATGCAGCTGATTGAGAGAACTGGCAGAGGTGTATTGGTCTACAACCGTGGGCATGAAGGAAGGGGCATTGGTTTGGGAAATAAACTTCGTGCTTATGTTTTACAGGATGCTGGACTGGACACTGTTGATGCTAATATAGAGCTTGGTTTGCCTGTGGACTCACGCGAGTATCACATTAGTGCACAG ATACTGAGGCATCTGGGAGTTCAATCTGTGAGACTGTTGACAAACAATCCTGTGAAATGTGTTGAACTCAGAAGCTACGGTCTTGCTGTTATTGACAGAATACCAGTTGTCGCTACAATTACAAAGGAGAACGAGAGATATCTGGAAACAAAAG GTTGTTAG
- the LOC110793974 gene encoding bifunctional riboflavin biosynthesis protein RIBA 1, chloroplastic isoform X4, with the protein MINEVAASVAKGGDICSILNAVNIDLRPADFGSNSKCAFSSPTEGFASILDAIDDIRQGKMVVISGDEKRESKGYIMVAASQITPEAIDFLMNRGSGIIYVTVEGGGLEKLQSPFMNVEHSTTACISANDLATTILALASRESNVEYYSSGSISLLRYREGGILERAGHREPPGDLAVLAGLEPIAVLCEVPCDDGSTERLTKLHKFANEENLKIISITDLIRHRRINDKLIELTASVKIPTTWGTFTAYCYQSITDGIEHIAMVKDAGLDTVDANIELGLPVDSREYHISAQILRHLGVQSVRLLTNNPVKCVELRSYGLAVIDRIPVVATITKENERYLETKGAKMNHVFGDSCMSNIINGSGC; encoded by the exons ATGATAAACGAAGTTGCTGCATCAGTTGCTAAAGGTGGTGATATCTGCAGTATCCTTAATGCTGTAAATATTGATCTCCGGCCTGCAGATTTTGGGAGTAATAGTAAATGTGCTTTCAGCAGTCCTACAGAAGGTTTTGCTTCCATCTTGGATGCCATTGATGATATCCGTCAAGGGAag ATGGTGGTCATTTCAGGTGAcgaaaagagagaaagtaaagGGTATATTATGGTGGCAGCTTCGCAAATAACACCTGAAGCTATAGACTTTTTAATGAACCGAGGATCTGGGATCATCTATGTGACAGTTGAAGGGGGAGGCTTGGAGAAACTGCAGTCCCCTTTTATG AATGTGGAACATAGCACAACTGCTTGCATCTCAGCTAATGACCTGGCAACCACTATCCTGGCTTTAGCATCAAGAGAGTCCAATGTTGAGTACTATTCTTCTGGTTCTATTTCTCTGCTCAGATATAGAGAGGGAGGTATTCTGGAAAGAGCTGGGCACAGAGAACCTCCTGGAGATCTTGCTGTGCTGGCTGGGTTAGAACCGATTGCGGTCTTGTGCGAGGTTCCTTGTGATGATGGTTCAACAGAAAGACTAACCAAGCTTCATAAATTTGCCAACGAAGAGAACCTGAAGATCATATCTATTACTGACCTCATACG GCACAGAagaataaatgataaattgatTGAGCTTACTGCTAGTGTAAAAATCCCTACTACGTGGGGGACGTTTACAGCCTACTGTTACCAATCAATCACGGATGGAATTGAGCATATTGCAATGGTCAAG GATGCTGGACTGGACACTGTTGATGCTAATATAGAGCTTGGTTTGCCTGTGGACTCACGCGAGTATCACATTAGTGCACAG ATACTGAGGCATCTGGGAGTTCAATCTGTGAGACTGTTGACAAACAATCCTGTGAAATGTGTTGAACTCAGAAGCTACGGTCTTGCTGTTATTGACAGAATACCAGTTGTCGCTACAATTACAAAGGAGAACGAGAGATATCTGGAAACAAAAGGTGCTAAGATGAACCATGTGTTTGGTGATAGCTGTATGAGTAACATTATCAATGGTAGTG GTTGTTAG
- the LOC110793974 gene encoding bifunctional riboflavin biosynthesis protein RIBA 1, chloroplastic isoform X2 — protein MINEVAASVAKGGDICSILNAVNIDLRPADFGSNSKCAFSSPTEGFASILDAIDDIRQGKMVVISGDEKRESKGYIMVAASQITPEAIDFLMNRGSGIIYVTVEGGGLEKLQSPFMNVEHSTTACISANDLATTILALASRESNVEYYSSGSISLLRYREGGILERAGHREPPGDLAVLAGLEPIAVLCEVPCDDGSTERLTKLHKFANEENLKIISITDLIRHRRINDKLIELTASVKIPTTWGTFTAYCYQSITDGIEHIAMVKGKIGEGHDVLVRVHSECLTGDIFGSARCDCGNQLALAMQLIERTGRGVLVYNRGHEGRGIGLGNKLRAYVLQDAGLDTVDANIELGLPVDSREYHISAQILRHLGVQSVRLLTNNPVKCVELRSYGLAVIDRIPVVATITKENERYLETKGAKMNHVFGDSCMSNIINGC, from the exons ATGATAAACGAAGTTGCTGCATCAGTTGCTAAAGGTGGTGATATCTGCAGTATCCTTAATGCTGTAAATATTGATCTCCGGCCTGCAGATTTTGGGAGTAATAGTAAATGTGCTTTCAGCAGTCCTACAGAAGGTTTTGCTTCCATCTTGGATGCCATTGATGATATCCGTCAAGGGAag ATGGTGGTCATTTCAGGTGAcgaaaagagagaaagtaaagGGTATATTATGGTGGCAGCTTCGCAAATAACACCTGAAGCTATAGACTTTTTAATGAACCGAGGATCTGGGATCATCTATGTGACAGTTGAAGGGGGAGGCTTGGAGAAACTGCAGTCCCCTTTTATG AATGTGGAACATAGCACAACTGCTTGCATCTCAGCTAATGACCTGGCAACCACTATCCTGGCTTTAGCATCAAGAGAGTCCAATGTTGAGTACTATTCTTCTGGTTCTATTTCTCTGCTCAGATATAGAGAGGGAGGTATTCTGGAAAGAGCTGGGCACAGAGAACCTCCTGGAGATCTTGCTGTGCTGGCTGGGTTAGAACCGATTGCGGTCTTGTGCGAGGTTCCTTGTGATGATGGTTCAACAGAAAGACTAACCAAGCTTCATAAATTTGCCAACGAAGAGAACCTGAAGATCATATCTATTACTGACCTCATACG GCACAGAagaataaatgataaattgatTGAGCTTACTGCTAGTGTAAAAATCCCTACTACGTGGGGGACGTTTACAGCCTACTGTTACCAATCAATCACGGATGGAATTGAGCATATTGCAATGGTCAAG GGTAAAATAGGAGAAGGGCATGATGTCCTTGTGAGGGTACATTCAGAGTGTCTAACAGGCGACATATTTGGCTCAGCCAGATGCGACTGTGGGAATCAACTTGCACTTGCGATGCAGCTGATTGAGAGAACTGGCAGAGGTGTATTGGTCTACAACCGTGGGCATGAAGGAAGGGGCATTGGTTTGGGAAATAAACTTCGTGCTTATGTTTTACAGGATGCTGGACTGGACACTGTTGATGCTAATATAGAGCTTGGTTTGCCTGTGGACTCACGCGAGTATCACATTAGTGCACAG ATACTGAGGCATCTGGGAGTTCAATCTGTGAGACTGTTGACAAACAATCCTGTGAAATGTGTTGAACTCAGAAGCTACGGTCTTGCTGTTATTGACAGAATACCAGTTGTCGCTACAATTACAAAGGAGAACGAGAGATATCTGGAAACAAAAGGTGCTAAGATGAACCATGTGTTTGGTGATAGCTGTATGAGTAACATTATCAATG GTTGTTAG
- the LOC130470116 gene encoding uncharacterized protein: MDRLSPEDKGVVEVPAWLSEEPTLPATKKRPASSTEAPKPKRPFFKKMSPADAVTKPSVPKSFAPPAEGEVPPIQTPIPPPEQREVPSQVDTEMDGTVGAAVDEAAVDQTAAADAPALSREDKGKGKETEAPSSDNASTPPAASPIG, encoded by the exons ATGGATCGCTTATCTCCCGAAGACAAGGGTGTAGTGGAAGTACCCGCTTGGCTGTCTGAA GAACCCACCTTGCCGGCTACTAAGAAGCGTCCAGCATCTTCGACGGAGGCTCCTAAGCCAAAACGgcccttctttaagaagatgAGTCCGGCCGACGCTGTCACCAAGCCGTCGGTACCAAAATCGTTTGCTCCCCCGGCTGAGGGGGAGGTTCCTCCTATCCAGACGCCCATTCCTCCTCCTGAGCAAAGGGAGGTTCCTTCCCAGGTGGACACCGAAATGGATGGTACTGTCGGAGCAGCTGTTGACGAGGCAGCAGTCGATCAGACTGCGGCGGCTGACGCCCCCGCCTTGTCCAGAGAGgacaagggtaaaggcaaggaGACTGAAGCTCCTTCTAGTGATAATGCCTCTACTCCTCCTGCCGCTTCGCCAATTGGTTAG
- the LOC110793973 gene encoding pentatricopeptide repeat-containing protein At4g37170-like, whose product MAATTSRVFSLNLQKRLLSSLSQKPFLQKNSTSLNHSIQSNGVINQLCRNGRFKEAIDILCEKNLVKEAVQLLNHIQHPSASIYSSLLLICLQQRSLNEGRRVHDHIKASGFVPGVFISNRLMDMYVRCGSLSDAQKVFDEMPERDLCSWNTMIKGYGKTGKVELARKLFDEMPQRDGFSWTAMISCYVQHRRPKEALNLYRKMQSCGSWDSNKFTISSVIAASASLPSLLSGKETHGRIMRLGLECDSAVWSALSDMYAKCGCIEGARHIFDKTVDRDVVSWTTMIDGYFEDGRWKDGFGLLSDMLRSRVRPNEFTFAGVLNACADRALENVGKQAHGHMIRIGVDSDSFAASALVHMYSKCGNISSAKNAFEGQCTPDLVSWTSLIVGFAQNGHTEESLELFELMLRSDTEPDHVTFVGVLSACTHAGLVEKGIEYFHSIKDRHGLTPIVEHYSCLIDLLSRAGRFKEAEEYIMNMPMKPDKFLWASLLGGCRIHKNVELAELAAKALFEIEPENAATYATLANIYATAGRWEEVAKVRKMMDNRGVVKKPGLSWIEVRRRVHRFLVGDTSHLSYNEIHAFLAEISKKMKQEGYVPDTDFVLHDVEEEQKEQNLSYHSEKLAVAFGIVSTPPGTPIKVFKNLRTCVDCHTAIKFISRITKRKIIVRDSNRFHFFEDGSCSCGDYW is encoded by the coding sequence ATGGCGGCAACAACAAGTCGAGTTTTCTCTCTCAACCTTCAAAAGAGACTATtatcttctctctctcagaAACCATTTTTGCAGAAGAATTCTACTTCATTAAATCACTCAATTCAGAGTAATGGAGTTATAAACCAGTTATGCAGAAATGGGAGATTCAAAGAAGCCATTGATATCTTATGCGAGAAAAATCTTGTCAAAGAAGCTGTTCAATTGTTAAATCACATTCAGCATCCCTCTGCTTCTATATACTCTTCCCTTTTGTTGATATGCCTTCAACAGAGATCCCTTAATGAGGGGAGAAGGGTTCATGATCATATCAAAGCTTCTGGTTTTGTTCCTGGGGTTTTTATATCGAATCGTTTGATGGATATGTACGTGAGATGTGGGAGTTTGAGTGATGCCCAAAAGGTGTTTGATGAAATGCCTGAGAgagatttgtgttcttggaACACTATGATTAAAGGGTATGGTAAAACTGGGAAGGTAGAACTTGCTCGTAAGTTGTTCGATGAAATGCCGCAAAGAGATGGGTTTTCCTGGACTGCCATGATATCGTGTTATGTTCAACATAGGAGGCCAAAGGAGGCACTGAATTTGTACAGGAAAATGCAGAGTTGTGGGAGTTGGGATTCCAATAAGTTTACCATCTCTAGTGTGATAGCTGCTTCTGCTTCATTACCGAGTTTACTTTCTGGGAAAGAAACCCATGGGCGTATTATGAGGCTGGGTTTGGAATGTGATTCCGCGGTTTGGAGTGCACTATCTGATATGTATGCAAAATGCGGCTGTATTGAAGGAGCTAGGCATATATTTGATAAAACAGTGGACCGAGATGTTGTTTCATGGACGACAATGATAGATGGATATTTTGAGGATGGGAGGTGGAAAGACGGGTTTGGATTGTTGTCGGATATGTTGAGGTCTCGAGTCAGACCAAATGAATTTACATTTGCTGGTGTTTTGAATGCTTGTGCTGATCGAGCTTTGGAGAATGTAGGGAAGCAGGCCCATGGGCATATGATCAGGATCGGGGTTGATTCGGATTCATTTGCTGCTAGTGCACTTGTTCATATGTATTCCAAGTGTGGGAATATCAGTAGTGCAAAAAATGCTTTTGAAGGGCAATGTACACCTGATTTAGTATCATGGACTTCACTTATTGTTGGATTTGCGCAGAATGGTCATACTGAGGAATCTCTGGAACTCTTTGAATTGATGCTCAGATCAGATACTGAGCCTGATCATGTCACTTTTGTTGGAGTTCTTTCTGCCTGTACTCATGCAGGGTTAGTTGAAAAGGGAATTGAATATTTCCATTCAATAAAGGATCGCCATGGACTAACACCAATTGTAGAACACTATTCTTGCTTGATTGACCTACTAAGCCGAGCTGGCCGTTTTAAGGAAGCTGAAGAATATATTATGAATATGCCTATGAAGCCTGATAAATTTTTGTGGGCTTCTCTTCTTGGTGGCTGTCGAATTCATAAAAATGTGGAACTAGCAGAATTAGCAGCAAAAGCTTTGTTTGAGATAGAGCCTGAAAATGCTGCTACTTATGCAACTTTGGCAAACATATATGCCACTGCAGGTAGGTGGGAGGAAGTAGCAAAAGTCAGAAAGATGATGGATAATAGAGGGGTGGTCAAGAAGCCAGGTCTgagttggattgaggtcaggcGACGGGTTCACAGGTTTCTTGTGGGCGATACTTCTCATCTCAGTTATAATGAAATTCATGCATTCTTGGCAGAGATATCAAAGAAGATGAAGCAAGAAGGTTATGTTCCAGACACTGATTTTGTACTCCATGATGTGGAAGAAGAGCAGAAAGAGCAGAATTTATCCTACCACAGTGAAAAGCTTGCAGTTGCTTTCGGAATTGTCTCTACTCCACCTGGAACACCAATCAAGGTCTTTAAGAATTTAAGAACCTGTGTAGACTGTCATACTGCAATCAAATTTATTTCTAGGATtaccaaaagaaaaataattgtAAGGGATTCAAACAGGTTCCACTTTTTTGAGGATGGAAGCTGCTCTTGTGGTGATTACTGGTGA
- the LOC110793974 gene encoding bifunctional riboflavin biosynthesis protein RIBA 1, chloroplastic isoform X1: protein MINEVAASVAKGGDICSILNAVNIDLRPADFGSNSKCAFSSPTEGFASILDAIDDIRQGKMVVISGDEKRESKGYIMVAASQITPEAIDFLMNRGSGIIYVTVEGGGLEKLQSPFMNVEHSTTACISANDLATTILALASRESNVEYYSSGSISLLRYREGGILERAGHREPPGDLAVLAGLEPIAVLCEVPCDDGSTERLTKLHKFANEENLKIISITDLIRHRRINDKLIELTASVKIPTTWGTFTAYCYQSITDGIEHIAMVKGKIGEGHDVLVRVHSECLTGDIFGSARCDCGNQLALAMQLIERTGRGVLVYNRGHEGRGIGLGNKLRAYVLQDAGLDTVDANIELGLPVDSREYHISAQILRHLGVQSVRLLTNNPVKCVELRSYGLAVIDRIPVVATITKENERYLETKGAKMNHVFGDSCMSNIINGSGC from the exons ATGATAAACGAAGTTGCTGCATCAGTTGCTAAAGGTGGTGATATCTGCAGTATCCTTAATGCTGTAAATATTGATCTCCGGCCTGCAGATTTTGGGAGTAATAGTAAATGTGCTTTCAGCAGTCCTACAGAAGGTTTTGCTTCCATCTTGGATGCCATTGATGATATCCGTCAAGGGAag ATGGTGGTCATTTCAGGTGAcgaaaagagagaaagtaaagGGTATATTATGGTGGCAGCTTCGCAAATAACACCTGAAGCTATAGACTTTTTAATGAACCGAGGATCTGGGATCATCTATGTGACAGTTGAAGGGGGAGGCTTGGAGAAACTGCAGTCCCCTTTTATG AATGTGGAACATAGCACAACTGCTTGCATCTCAGCTAATGACCTGGCAACCACTATCCTGGCTTTAGCATCAAGAGAGTCCAATGTTGAGTACTATTCTTCTGGTTCTATTTCTCTGCTCAGATATAGAGAGGGAGGTATTCTGGAAAGAGCTGGGCACAGAGAACCTCCTGGAGATCTTGCTGTGCTGGCTGGGTTAGAACCGATTGCGGTCTTGTGCGAGGTTCCTTGTGATGATGGTTCAACAGAAAGACTAACCAAGCTTCATAAATTTGCCAACGAAGAGAACCTGAAGATCATATCTATTACTGACCTCATACG GCACAGAagaataaatgataaattgatTGAGCTTACTGCTAGTGTAAAAATCCCTACTACGTGGGGGACGTTTACAGCCTACTGTTACCAATCAATCACGGATGGAATTGAGCATATTGCAATGGTCAAG GGTAAAATAGGAGAAGGGCATGATGTCCTTGTGAGGGTACATTCAGAGTGTCTAACAGGCGACATATTTGGCTCAGCCAGATGCGACTGTGGGAATCAACTTGCACTTGCGATGCAGCTGATTGAGAGAACTGGCAGAGGTGTATTGGTCTACAACCGTGGGCATGAAGGAAGGGGCATTGGTTTGGGAAATAAACTTCGTGCTTATGTTTTACAGGATGCTGGACTGGACACTGTTGATGCTAATATAGAGCTTGGTTTGCCTGTGGACTCACGCGAGTATCACATTAGTGCACAG ATACTGAGGCATCTGGGAGTTCAATCTGTGAGACTGTTGACAAACAATCCTGTGAAATGTGTTGAACTCAGAAGCTACGGTCTTGCTGTTATTGACAGAATACCAGTTGTCGCTACAATTACAAAGGAGAACGAGAGATATCTGGAAACAAAAGGTGCTAAGATGAACCATGTGTTTGGTGATAGCTGTATGAGTAACATTATCAATGGTAGTG GTTGTTAG